The proteins below are encoded in one region of Salmo salar chromosome ssa02, Ssal_v3.1, whole genome shotgun sequence:
- the LOC106592096 gene encoding alpha-2-macroglobulin isoform X3 yields MVLPGLEVWRWILFACIHWLCVCQETPRPVYMVAIPAVIQAGSEAKLCASLLQPNETLVMTISLMADGQNKTLLHETSDQEFHRCFQFQAPHVKSDEVHNFKVEVRGVTFLSTEERRVMIKPYGPMTFIQTDKPIYNPGQTVHFRVVTLDTNFSPVNQLYNIVELEDVNHNRIGQWVNTTSSGNILQLSHPLNSEAPVGSYTIVVWIGEEKIYHNFKVEKYVLPKFEIQMNLTDKISVVQEEYEVKVCAEYTYGQPVPGKAGVKLCRPLVDNAVIPITIDERNPQGVPDYTPPCHKESIEMDHTGCASYAFNLAIFTKNAGEKLLGDVFSFRAEVQEEGTGITLSEEKNVELSYVIGEFTFVDTPQIYEHGSIIEGKINAVRFNNTPISDMLVYLFEEKGWSSYLRLQNLTTDSRGIARFSVNTTSMPKENINLVVSDTPQVEYPGYRVPYFNRGQHVLSLIQPAAPDSKPSSSLAIQKMEKPLACGQAVSITIRYAIVGETVPKGSVDVLYLALSRGVIVQHGHINVTVQQDSPAEGDVTLKLAVVPEMAPVVQLLVYSMLPSETVIAHSMNFPTEKCFRNQVLVAFSPSNAVPGEENTLRLSAQPGSLCGLSAVDQSVGIMEPGKRLDADKIFDLLPVKETTYIPYELEDPVACLRVRPRRFIMPYPYGPSEETNDPYAVFQTLGLKLATNLDIRVPSCLSYQGNQYRRSYVVAYSQMARPGSAGPRREMAVALAAPPPPPIQTVRTFFPETWIWDLVEVGESGSADVPLTVPDTITTWETEVFCLAPSGFGLAPLVELTVFQPFFLELTLPYSVIRGERFELKATVFNYLSKCIMVSVTPALSSDYTLTPVRDVQDSSCLCANGRKTFSWTMAPSVLGVLNVSVSAAAVQSHAACGNGVVNVPERGRVDTVTRGLLVKAEGTEKSHTYNWLLCPTGEALTEEVEVQLPQNVVDGSARISLSVLGDILGRALNNLDGLLQMPYGCGEQNMALLSPNIYILEYLRNTNQLTPAILDKATKFLTSGYQRQLNYKNADGAYSTFGQGLGNTWLTAFVLRSFGKAQSFIYVDPATMEQSKTWLERQQGKHGCFRALGKLLNNRMKGGVTDEVTLTAYITASMLELNMSVSDPVVDHSLSCLKNSTSDMSNTYATALLAYTFTLAGDMETRARLLQHLDTISFQEGGLLHWSQSSSETSPSLEVEISSYVLLASLSASSRSTSDLGYASRIVRWLVRQQNAYGGFSSTQDTVVALQALALYSTRVFSRGGASTVTLRSPSGERCLFHVNQNNKLLYQERALQDTEGKYSVEVKGSACASVQVVLHYNVPTPTRSTTLSIQVTPEVDCNIKSLRPRVTLKLQSRYHGKELTTNMILVDLKMLSGFSPDPDSLGRLRGSSQVDRVDIKDDHVLMYLTELTSLLPFHITLDIIQELPVQNLKPAVVKIYDYYQPSDQAETEYVFPCK; encoded by the exons ATGGTTCTTCCTGGGCTTGAGGTTTGGAGATGGATACTCTTTGCCTGCATTCACTGGCTTTGTGTCTGTCAAGAGACTCCAAGACC GGTTTACATGGTAGCCATTCCTGCAGTGATCCAGGCAGGCTCAGAGGCCAAGCTTTGTGCCAGCCTTCTGCAGCCCAACGAGACCCTGGTCATGACCATATCTCTGATGGCCGACGGGCAGAACAAAACACTTCTCCACGAGACTTCTGACCAAGAGTTTCACCGCTGCTTCCAGTTTCAG GCCCCTCATGTGAAGAGCGACGAAGTGCACAACTTTAAGGTGGAGGTTCGAGGGGTAACATTTCTATCAACAGAGGAGAGAAGGGTCATGATCAAACCCTACGGCCCCATGACGTTCATCCAAACGGACAAACCAATCTACAACCCAGGACAAACGG TGCATTTTAGAGTCGTCACCTTGGATACCAATTTTAGCCCTGTCAATCAGTTG TACAACATTGTGGAACTTGAG GATGTTAATCACAACCGGATTGGACAGTGGGTCAACACTACATCCAGTGGCAACATTCTGCAGCTTTCTCACCCCCTGAACTCTGAAGCACCTGTAGGATCCTATACCATTGTAGTGTGGATTGGTGAAGAGAAAATCTACCACAACTTCAAAGTAGAAAAGTATG TTTTGCCCAAGTTTGAGATCCAGATGAACCTCACTGACAAGATCAGCGTTGTTCAAGAAGAGTATGAAGTGAAAGTGTGTGCAGA ATACACGTATGGGCAGCCTGTACCTGGTAAAGCAGGGGTGAAGTTGTGCCGACCCTTGGTGGACAATGCAGTGATACCAATAACAATTGATGAGAGAAATCCACAAGGAGTTCCTGATTACACACCTCCATGCCACAAAGAGTCAATAGAG ATGGACCATACTGGCTGTGCTTCTTATGCCTTCAACTTGGCAATTTTCACAAAGAATGCAGGAGAGAAATTGCTGGGAGACGTGTTTAGTTTCCGTGCAGAAGTTCAGGAGGAGGGGACAG GTATTACACTGTCAGAGGAAAAAAATGTAGAGCTCTCCTATGTGATTGGAGAATTCACATTTGTTGACACACCCCAAATCTATGAGCATGGATCAATTATCGAAGGCAAG ATAAATGCTGTTCGCTTTAACAACACACCCATCTCTGACATGTTAGTCTACCTGTTTGAGGAGAAAGGCTGGTCCTCATATCTACGACTACAGAACCTAACCACGGACAGTCGTGGTATTGCCAGGTTCTCGGTCAACACAACCAGTATGCCCAAAGAGAATATTAACCTCGTA GTGAGTGACACCCCACAAGTGGAGTACCCAGGATACAGGGTCCCCTATTTCAACAGAGGGCAACACGTCCTCTCACTGATCCAGCCCGCTGCCCCAGACAGTAAACCGTCCAGCTCCCTGGCTATTCAGAAGATGGAGAAACCACTGGCATGTGGGCAGGCAGTGTCAATCACCATCCGCTATGCCATCGTAGGGGAGACTGTCCCAAAGGGCTCTGTGGATGTCCTCTACCTG GCCTTATCCAGAGGGGTCATAGTTCAGCATGGACACATCAATGTTACTGTGCAGCAGGACAGTCCTG CTGAGGGTGACGTCACCTTGAAGTTGGCAGTGGTTCCAGAGATGGCACCGGTGGTTCAGCTCCTGGTGTACAGTATGCTACCCAGTGAGACTGTCATTGCCCACAGCATGAACTTCCCCACTGAGAAATGCTTCAGGAACCAG GTGTTGGTGGCGTTCTCGCCCTCCAACGCTGTCCCAGGGGAGGAGAACACCCTGCGTCTCTCGGCCCAGCCCGGTTCCCTCTGTGGCCTCAGTGCTGTGGACCAGAGTGTTGGCATCATGGAGCCAGGGAAGAGGCTGGATGCTGACAAG ATATTTGATTTGTTACCAGTCAAGGAGACGACCTATATTCCCTACGAGCTTGAAGATCCAGTAGCATGTTTACGTGTTAGACCAAGGAGATTCATAATGCCATACCCATATGGACCGTCTGAGGAGACAAATGATCCTTATGCAGTTTTTCAG ACACTGGGACTGAAGCTAGCGACTAACCTGGATATAAGAGTACCTTCCTGCCTCAGTTACCAGGGGAACCAGTACCGTCGCTCCTATG TAGTAGCTTACAGCCAAATGGCTAGGCCTGGATCAGCGGGTCCTAGACGTGAAATGGCTGTGGCACTTGCCGCTCCACCTCCGCCACCCATACAGACGGTCCGTACATTCTTCCCTGAGACGTGGATTTGGGATCTTGTGGAAGTTGG GGAGTCTGGATCAGCAGATGTCCCCCTGACAGTCCCAGACACCATCACCACCTGGGAGACTGAGGTCTTCTGCCTGGCCCCCAGTGGCTTCGGTCTGGCTCCTCTGGTGGAGCTCACGGTCTTCCAGCCCTTCTTCCTGGAGCTCACCCTGCCCTACTCAGTCATCCGGGGAGAGCGCTTTGAGCTGAAGGCCACCGTGTTTAATTACCTCTCCAAGTGCATCATG GTTTCTGTGACTCCAGCTCTTTCCTCCGACTACACTCTCACACCTGTGCGTGATGTCCAGGACTCCTCGTGCTTGTGTGCCAATGGACGAAAGACCTTCAGTTGGACAATGGCCCCCTCTGTCCTGG GGGTTTTGAACGTGTCCGTTAGTGCAGCGGCTGTCCAGTCCCACGCTGCGTGTGGCAACGGGGTTGTGAACGTACCGGAGAGAGGACGCGTTGACACAGTCACACGGGGCCTGCTGGTGAAG gctgAGGGAACAGAGAAGAGCCACACCTACAACTGGTTGCTGTGTCCTACTG GAGAAGCTCTGACAGAGGAGGTGGAAGTACAACTCCCCCAGAATGTGGTGGATGGCTCTGCTAGGATTTCCCTCTCTGTTCTGG GGGACATCCTGGGTCGGGCCCTCAACAACCTGGATGGACTGTTGCAGATGCCGTATGGGTGTGGGGAGCAGAATATGGCCCTGCTCTCCCCCAATATCTACATCCTGGAGTACCTGCGGAATACAAATCAGCTCACGCCAGCCATCCTAGACAAGGCCACCAAGTTCCTCACTAGTG GTTACCAAAGGCAGCTGAACTACAAGAATGCTGATGGTGCGTACAGCACGTTTGGACAAGGCTTGGGGAACACCTG GCTGACTGCTTTTGTCTTGAGATCCTTTGGCAAAGCCCAGTCTTTCATCTATGTTGACCCGGCGACAATGGAGCAGTCCAAGACTTGGTTGGAACGTCAACAAGGCAAACATGGCTGTTTCAGAGCTTTAGGGAAGCTCTTGAACAACAGAATGAAG GGTGGAGTGACGGATGAAGTCACACTGACGGCTTACATCACTGCTTCAATGCTGGAGCTCAACATGTCCGTGTCG GATCCTGTTGTGGACCACAGCTTGTCTTGCCTGAAGAACTCCACCAGTGATATGTCCAACACCTACGCTACTGCTCTGCTGGCCTACACCTTCACCCTGGCAGGTGACATGGAGACACGGGCCCGGCTTCTGCAGCACCTCGACACCATCTCATTTCAAGAGG GGGGTCTCCTGCACTGGTCCCAGTCCTCCTCGGAGACCTCACCCTCCCTGGAGGTGGAGATCAGCTCCTACGTTCTGCTGGCGTCCCTCAGTGCCTCTTCTCGGTCTACCTCTGACCTGGGCTACGCCTCCCGCATCGTCAGGTGGCTGGTGAGGCAGCAGAACGCCTACGGAGGCTTCTCCTCCACACAG GACACCGTGGTGGCCCTCCAGGCCCTGGCTCTCTACTCCACCAGGGTGTTCAGTAGAGGAGGAGCCAGCACAGTGACGCTACGGTCTCCCAGTGGGGAACGGTGCCTCTTCCATGTGAACCAAAACAACAAGCTTCTGTACCAGGAGAGGGCGCTGCAGGACACAGAAGGGAAGTACAGCGTTGAAGTGAAGGGCAGTGCTTGTGCCTCAGTGCAG GTGGTGCTCCACTACAACGTCCCTACTCCTACCAGAAGCACAACGCTCAGTATCCAGGTGACTCCAGAGGTGGACTGCAACATCAAGTCTTTGAGACCCAGAGTCACGCTGAAGCTCCAGTCTCG ATATCATGGAAAGGAGCTCACCACCAATATGATTCTAGTGGATTTGAAAATGCTCTCTGGGTTTTCCCCAGATCCAGACTCTTTGGGGAGG CTGAGGGGTTCAAGTCAAGTGGATCGTGTTGATATCAAAGATGACCATGTGTTAATGTACCTGACGGAG CTGACATCGCTATTGCCTTTCCACATCACCCTGGACATCATACAGGAGCTCCCAGTACAGAATCTAAAGCCAGCGGTGGTCAAAATCTATGACTACTACCAGCCAA GTGACCAGGCTGAGACAGAATACGTCTTCCCTTGCAAGTAG
- the LOC106592096 gene encoding alpha-2-macroglobulin isoform X1 has translation MVLPGLEVWRWILFACIHWLCVCQETPRPVYMVAIPAVIQAGSEAKLCASLLQPNETLVMTISLMADGQNKTLLHETSDQEFHRCFQFQAPHVKSDEVHNFKVEVRGVTFLSTEERRVMIKPYGPMTFIQTDKPIYNPGQTVHFRVVTLDTNFSPVNQLYNIVELEDVNHNRIGQWVNTTSSGNILQLSHPLNSEAPVGSYTIVVWIGEEKIYHNFKVEKYVLPKFEIQMNLTDKISVVQEEYEVKVCAEYTYGQPVPGKAGVKLCRPLVDNAVIPITIDERNPQGVPDYTPPCHKESIEMDHTGCASYAFNLAIFTKNAGEKLLGDVFSFRAEVQEEGTGITLSEEKNVELSYVIGEFTFVDTPQIYEHGSIIEGKINAVRFNNTPISDMLVYLFEEKGWSSYLRLQNLTTDSRGIARFSVNTTSMPKENINLVVSDTPQVEYPGYRVPYFNRGQHVLSLIQPAAPDSKPSSSLAIQKMEKPLACGQAVSITIRYAIVGETVPKGSVDVLYLALSRGVIVQHGHINVTVQQDSPVAEGDVTLKLAVVPEMAPVVQLLVYSMLPSETVIAHSMNFPTEKCFRNQVLVAFSPSNAVPGEENTLRLSAQPGSLCGLSAVDQSVGIMEPGKRLDADKIFDLLPVKETTYIPYELEDPVACLRVRPRRFIMPYPYGPSEETNDPYAVFQTLGLKLATNLDIRVPSCLSYQGNQYRRSYVVAYSQMARPGSAGPRREMAVALAAPPPPPIQTVRTFFPETWIWDLVEVGESGSADVPLTVPDTITTWETEVFCLAPSGFGLAPLVELTVFQPFFLELTLPYSVIRGERFELKATVFNYLSKCIMVSVTPALSSDYTLTPVRDVQDSSCLCANGRKTFSWTMAPSVLGVLNVSVSAAAVQSHAACGNGVVNVPERGRVDTVTRGLLVKAEGTEKSHTYNWLLCPTGEALTEEVEVQLPQNVVDGSARISLSVLGDILGRALNNLDGLLQMPYGCGEQNMALLSPNIYILEYLRNTNQLTPAILDKATKFLTSGYQRQLNYKNADGAYSTFGQGLGNTWLTAFVLRSFGKAQSFIYVDPATMEQSKTWLERQQGKHGCFRALGKLLNNRMKGGVTDEVTLTAYITASMLELNMSVSDPVVDHSLSCLKNSTSDMSNTYATALLAYTFTLAGDMETRARLLQHLDTISFQEGGLLHWSQSSSETSPSLEVEISSYVLLASLSASSRSTSDLGYASRIVRWLVRQQNAYGGFSSTQDTVVALQALALYSTRVFSRGGASTVTLRSPSGERCLFHVNQNNKLLYQERALQDTEGKYSVEVKGSACASVQVVLHYNVPTPTRSTTLSIQVTPEVDCNIKSLRPRVTLKLQSRYHGKELTTNMILVDLKMLSGFSPDPDSLGRLRGSSQVDRVDIKDDHVLMYLTELTSLLPFHITLDIIQELPVQNLKPAVVKIYDYYQPSDQAETEYVFPCK, from the exons ATGGTTCTTCCTGGGCTTGAGGTTTGGAGATGGATACTCTTTGCCTGCATTCACTGGCTTTGTGTCTGTCAAGAGACTCCAAGACC GGTTTACATGGTAGCCATTCCTGCAGTGATCCAGGCAGGCTCAGAGGCCAAGCTTTGTGCCAGCCTTCTGCAGCCCAACGAGACCCTGGTCATGACCATATCTCTGATGGCCGACGGGCAGAACAAAACACTTCTCCACGAGACTTCTGACCAAGAGTTTCACCGCTGCTTCCAGTTTCAG GCCCCTCATGTGAAGAGCGACGAAGTGCACAACTTTAAGGTGGAGGTTCGAGGGGTAACATTTCTATCAACAGAGGAGAGAAGGGTCATGATCAAACCCTACGGCCCCATGACGTTCATCCAAACGGACAAACCAATCTACAACCCAGGACAAACGG TGCATTTTAGAGTCGTCACCTTGGATACCAATTTTAGCCCTGTCAATCAGTTG TACAACATTGTGGAACTTGAG GATGTTAATCACAACCGGATTGGACAGTGGGTCAACACTACATCCAGTGGCAACATTCTGCAGCTTTCTCACCCCCTGAACTCTGAAGCACCTGTAGGATCCTATACCATTGTAGTGTGGATTGGTGAAGAGAAAATCTACCACAACTTCAAAGTAGAAAAGTATG TTTTGCCCAAGTTTGAGATCCAGATGAACCTCACTGACAAGATCAGCGTTGTTCAAGAAGAGTATGAAGTGAAAGTGTGTGCAGA ATACACGTATGGGCAGCCTGTACCTGGTAAAGCAGGGGTGAAGTTGTGCCGACCCTTGGTGGACAATGCAGTGATACCAATAACAATTGATGAGAGAAATCCACAAGGAGTTCCTGATTACACACCTCCATGCCACAAAGAGTCAATAGAG ATGGACCATACTGGCTGTGCTTCTTATGCCTTCAACTTGGCAATTTTCACAAAGAATGCAGGAGAGAAATTGCTGGGAGACGTGTTTAGTTTCCGTGCAGAAGTTCAGGAGGAGGGGACAG GTATTACACTGTCAGAGGAAAAAAATGTAGAGCTCTCCTATGTGATTGGAGAATTCACATTTGTTGACACACCCCAAATCTATGAGCATGGATCAATTATCGAAGGCAAG ATAAATGCTGTTCGCTTTAACAACACACCCATCTCTGACATGTTAGTCTACCTGTTTGAGGAGAAAGGCTGGTCCTCATATCTACGACTACAGAACCTAACCACGGACAGTCGTGGTATTGCCAGGTTCTCGGTCAACACAACCAGTATGCCCAAAGAGAATATTAACCTCGTA GTGAGTGACACCCCACAAGTGGAGTACCCAGGATACAGGGTCCCCTATTTCAACAGAGGGCAACACGTCCTCTCACTGATCCAGCCCGCTGCCCCAGACAGTAAACCGTCCAGCTCCCTGGCTATTCAGAAGATGGAGAAACCACTGGCATGTGGGCAGGCAGTGTCAATCACCATCCGCTATGCCATCGTAGGGGAGACTGTCCCAAAGGGCTCTGTGGATGTCCTCTACCTG GCCTTATCCAGAGGGGTCATAGTTCAGCATGGACACATCAATGTTACTGTGCAGCAGGACAGTCCTG TAGCTGAGGGTGACGTCACCTTGAAGTTGGCAGTGGTTCCAGAGATGGCACCGGTGGTTCAGCTCCTGGTGTACAGTATGCTACCCAGTGAGACTGTCATTGCCCACAGCATGAACTTCCCCACTGAGAAATGCTTCAGGAACCAG GTGTTGGTGGCGTTCTCGCCCTCCAACGCTGTCCCAGGGGAGGAGAACACCCTGCGTCTCTCGGCCCAGCCCGGTTCCCTCTGTGGCCTCAGTGCTGTGGACCAGAGTGTTGGCATCATGGAGCCAGGGAAGAGGCTGGATGCTGACAAG ATATTTGATTTGTTACCAGTCAAGGAGACGACCTATATTCCCTACGAGCTTGAAGATCCAGTAGCATGTTTACGTGTTAGACCAAGGAGATTCATAATGCCATACCCATATGGACCGTCTGAGGAGACAAATGATCCTTATGCAGTTTTTCAG ACACTGGGACTGAAGCTAGCGACTAACCTGGATATAAGAGTACCTTCCTGCCTCAGTTACCAGGGGAACCAGTACCGTCGCTCCTATG TAGTAGCTTACAGCCAAATGGCTAGGCCTGGATCAGCGGGTCCTAGACGTGAAATGGCTGTGGCACTTGCCGCTCCACCTCCGCCACCCATACAGACGGTCCGTACATTCTTCCCTGAGACGTGGATTTGGGATCTTGTGGAAGTTGG GGAGTCTGGATCAGCAGATGTCCCCCTGACAGTCCCAGACACCATCACCACCTGGGAGACTGAGGTCTTCTGCCTGGCCCCCAGTGGCTTCGGTCTGGCTCCTCTGGTGGAGCTCACGGTCTTCCAGCCCTTCTTCCTGGAGCTCACCCTGCCCTACTCAGTCATCCGGGGAGAGCGCTTTGAGCTGAAGGCCACCGTGTTTAATTACCTCTCCAAGTGCATCATG GTTTCTGTGACTCCAGCTCTTTCCTCCGACTACACTCTCACACCTGTGCGTGATGTCCAGGACTCCTCGTGCTTGTGTGCCAATGGACGAAAGACCTTCAGTTGGACAATGGCCCCCTCTGTCCTGG GGGTTTTGAACGTGTCCGTTAGTGCAGCGGCTGTCCAGTCCCACGCTGCGTGTGGCAACGGGGTTGTGAACGTACCGGAGAGAGGACGCGTTGACACAGTCACACGGGGCCTGCTGGTGAAG gctgAGGGAACAGAGAAGAGCCACACCTACAACTGGTTGCTGTGTCCTACTG GAGAAGCTCTGACAGAGGAGGTGGAAGTACAACTCCCCCAGAATGTGGTGGATGGCTCTGCTAGGATTTCCCTCTCTGTTCTGG GGGACATCCTGGGTCGGGCCCTCAACAACCTGGATGGACTGTTGCAGATGCCGTATGGGTGTGGGGAGCAGAATATGGCCCTGCTCTCCCCCAATATCTACATCCTGGAGTACCTGCGGAATACAAATCAGCTCACGCCAGCCATCCTAGACAAGGCCACCAAGTTCCTCACTAGTG GTTACCAAAGGCAGCTGAACTACAAGAATGCTGATGGTGCGTACAGCACGTTTGGACAAGGCTTGGGGAACACCTG GCTGACTGCTTTTGTCTTGAGATCCTTTGGCAAAGCCCAGTCTTTCATCTATGTTGACCCGGCGACAATGGAGCAGTCCAAGACTTGGTTGGAACGTCAACAAGGCAAACATGGCTGTTTCAGAGCTTTAGGGAAGCTCTTGAACAACAGAATGAAG GGTGGAGTGACGGATGAAGTCACACTGACGGCTTACATCACTGCTTCAATGCTGGAGCTCAACATGTCCGTGTCG GATCCTGTTGTGGACCACAGCTTGTCTTGCCTGAAGAACTCCACCAGTGATATGTCCAACACCTACGCTACTGCTCTGCTGGCCTACACCTTCACCCTGGCAGGTGACATGGAGACACGGGCCCGGCTTCTGCAGCACCTCGACACCATCTCATTTCAAGAGG GGGGTCTCCTGCACTGGTCCCAGTCCTCCTCGGAGACCTCACCCTCCCTGGAGGTGGAGATCAGCTCCTACGTTCTGCTGGCGTCCCTCAGTGCCTCTTCTCGGTCTACCTCTGACCTGGGCTACGCCTCCCGCATCGTCAGGTGGCTGGTGAGGCAGCAGAACGCCTACGGAGGCTTCTCCTCCACACAG GACACCGTGGTGGCCCTCCAGGCCCTGGCTCTCTACTCCACCAGGGTGTTCAGTAGAGGAGGAGCCAGCACAGTGACGCTACGGTCTCCCAGTGGGGAACGGTGCCTCTTCCATGTGAACCAAAACAACAAGCTTCTGTACCAGGAGAGGGCGCTGCAGGACACAGAAGGGAAGTACAGCGTTGAAGTGAAGGGCAGTGCTTGTGCCTCAGTGCAG GTGGTGCTCCACTACAACGTCCCTACTCCTACCAGAAGCACAACGCTCAGTATCCAGGTGACTCCAGAGGTGGACTGCAACATCAAGTCTTTGAGACCCAGAGTCACGCTGAAGCTCCAGTCTCG ATATCATGGAAAGGAGCTCACCACCAATATGATTCTAGTGGATTTGAAAATGCTCTCTGGGTTTTCCCCAGATCCAGACTCTTTGGGGAGG CTGAGGGGTTCAAGTCAAGTGGATCGTGTTGATATCAAAGATGACCATGTGTTAATGTACCTGACGGAG CTGACATCGCTATTGCCTTTCCACATCACCCTGGACATCATACAGGAGCTCCCAGTACAGAATCTAAAGCCAGCGGTGGTCAAAATCTATGACTACTACCAGCCAA GTGACCAGGCTGAGACAGAATACGTCTTCCCTTGCAAGTAG